The segment GAAAAAGTCGAAGAATGGATTCTCGATGAGAATTCCATGGATGATCCAAGTGATGCGTGAGTGCCAAGACTGTTGTTTTGAATATCCTTGACGAGATGAGGATTTTCACAACTATAGGACTTGTATCTTTGTTTTAGATCCTCAGATCTCGTCTTTGTAAGGGCAGTGTCAGCGTTGCAAGGAAGATGGTTCTGCCTTTGGAGTAGTCTCTTAGGAGTCATcgtcctctcttcttcttcttcttctttttcaagaTTGGCTTCAAgttcttcattctctttccTCTCACTATGGACATCAAGTTTCAGGTCTTGGATTCGTTTCTCAAGGCAGAATATCTCTGCCTCAACCGTCCCTAGCTCCTCTATTAGCTCTTGAACCTATACAATCCCAAAAAATTTTGTTTACAACctcaaaatcatgttttctcgATGCACTAATCCTTTTTAATAGTTTGGTTTAAAGgttctgataccatattaattttttcggagtttttaatttaaaatcaaatggCTATAAATAGACTGATcagtcttatatatatataattttgccTCGTTGAAACTCTCCAATGTGTGAAATTATATTCTTACACATTCTTTAGAGACTAATCTCAACATAACTCCGATAGTTTAATTTATTCATTCAAACAATATTTAAATGCAAAGAGTTTTTAGAGAACAAATAAACATGCCTGAGGAGGAAGAAGCAGTAAAGAGAGACGAGGCTGAGACATGACAGGACCACGAAGCATATCACGTAGGGCCTTGTTGAGTGCTTGCTCgtcctctagctctccttgcATTTTCACCACATCTCTTTGAAGACGacgtttttgtttcttctttaacaagtctttcttctcttcttcgctTTTATAATCATCCTTCACTTCTGCTACCTGCCAAATAATAAAGAGATAAGTGAAGAGTCATCAGAATTGTATATGAGTTTTTGACTCTTACTTGCTGTTGCGATTGCTGGCGGTTTAGACGGCGATGATGATCAAGAAGAGCAGCTACGCTGTTTTGatctttggtttcttcttccCCAAGTAAGTCTTCGAGTTTcattttgtgtgtgttatgGAGtcttgacaaaaacaaaaaagcaaaCTAATCATGAGTTTAGAGAAGCTTCTTACAAATGATTAAATGTTGGGAGATATGAGAATTTAAGTAACAATCGTGCCTGCGATGAAGCCTTGTGTTGATTCAACATTGGCTTGTAATTGTTTTTAAGATTAAGTGAGAAAGTTGTCATGACGTGAAAGCCATCAACAACACATAAGAGATTTGATTGATACCGGTTAGAGAAGTcaatttcaatttaaaatcaaatgaaaaGCCTTGCAGATTTCTTTAAGAAGACAGCACAACATGGCTTTACCACCTTTCATttgactaaaattaaaaaagtataGTGGTGGTTGccattatatttgtttttaacattCACTTTCTAATTTCATTATAATTTACGACTACAACATTATTGTACAACCGAAGTactaatttctaaaaaaaaaaaaaaaaaaaaaaagaagtactaatttctttgtaaatttcaacttggtttattttttcattagttCTTACACTCAAATCTCATATTTCCTAATGtagaaacataaaaagaaaactactaATCAAATTATTAATAGAGAATAAAGACTTCcatgtttacaaaaaaataaaaaataaaaaaataaagacttCCACAGTGGCTGCCGTCATATAATATACTGAGCATAATTAAAAATTGGGTTCGGTAAACTAGTTTTGATTTGGGGTTCGAAATTTGGTTCAATTAAAAGATACCGCATCTAACCGAAACCTCCTCTACGATCAATGCGGAGTTAACTGAATCTGATTTTCCCGCCTAATATGTTGAAAGACTCTTCGATGCTTTCTTACGCGACGCCAGCGCTCGTCTTTTCTCTTTCAGGAATCACACGAAACCTTAACACAGGTAGGTAATCTCGGGCATCATATCGCGATTCAGGAACATGGCTACTTCTCTCCCTAGCATTTTTGTTCCCGGCTTTCCTGTTTTCGCGTAGAATTTTTAAGACTGTTACGGAGGAGTTTTCTGTAGACAAGGTGTTCGATTAAATGCCAGCAAGGGATGACTATCTATATTACCTACCACTTTGAACTTTCTCAGCTTTGTTTTATACTATGTTGTATTAGAATGTGTCTCACGTCGGGACTGAGAGAGATTTATGGACAACATATAtaattgtgtgtgtgtgtcaatACTCTATCGCTTTTTGTGTGCGAGAGGCTCATTAGGACTATGTTCTTTGAATATCAAATGTCTTTCATTGCTTTCTTACTTTGGACTTCATGTTGTATTATATCACACAGTAATGATCTTATACAAGGACTTcatggttgttttttttttttccttttaggTGGAGAAACTGGGATTTTCTTGAGATATATCCATGGCGACCCAGACTGATCCTCATATCTCGCTCTTTTCTCCTCAAgaggttcttcttcttcttctttgtttgtatCTTTTTTCTTACTGTCTGCAGTGATATTAATTGATTTTAGCATTTTTTTTCTACCAGGTTGAGTCTATGGCAGAGGACGAACTGGTGGAGATTGTTCCCAATATGAACATGGAGCCGCTCAATTTCATCGCTGGTTAATTTTTTGAACCGATGGTGACAGGGGGGATTTTGGTCGGTTCGTTCCTCAGATTCCTACACAAGTGCCTCTGTGGCTTGCAGTGGCTCTGAAGCGGAGAGGCAAATGCACTTTCAGTTTCAGGCCACCACAGTGGTTGTCTGTTGGTAAGAGAAACACTGCATATTTtgcagataatttttttttttttgaaggcTTAAGCTCTAACTTGGAAGCAGAACGGGAACCTCAGTCAAAATTTCAGGCATTCCATTTATTTGGTTATGTGGAGATTGCTAGACTGCTTTTTGATTAGTATGCGACTTTTAGACTCTACTTGTTTCGTTACTCTCCCTTGCATCTTTATTATCTGAGCGTGAGTGCTaatgaaatatttgtaaaaaatcTCACCTTTTGCAGTGCACGTGATGATATTCCAGACATGTATATGGTTAAATTTCATCTTGTTCTGCTCTTTTTGGTATTAAGCATCTTTGCGATGGAACCCATATTGTTTCATTTCAACAAGTATAAAGCAACACCCAATGTGGAGTCAAGGGCTTGTACTAAAGCAGTAAACATGCTGATTATTAAAGACACGAACCAACTCATGTTGTATTAGGAACACATTAATTTGTATACACGTGTACGATCATAATGAATATAGACGGCTTTGCGTCCTTATTCCGTAGTCACTGGCACTACGTTTGCTCTCCGTTTCTTCATGCTACAATCAGTGGTACGTCGCTCTTCTTCACATTTGATCTCCATACTCACCAATTTTTCGATGTCTTTCACCACTACCgcatcctcttcctcttcttcttttccggCTATTCCGGTTAAGATCATTCCTCTACGGCATCCCGATTCCACTTCTTCTGATGATCCTCGCCGTCCATCCATTCCATTCCACGATTTCTTCTCCCGATGGACGGCGAAGATCAAGCGTATGACGGTCTATGACTGGTTAGATACGGTATTTCCTTGCTTCATTTGGATTCGAAGTTACCGTTGGCATCAGTACTTTAAGCTCGATCTCATGGCTGGTATCACCGTTGGTATTATGCTTGTTCCCCAGGTaatctctgtttcttcttttctgtttttgtttgattCTCTTACAAGTCTTATCTTTGTTCTTCGGATAACTTTTGTTGTTTTCATATAATTGAGCAGTCAATGTCGTATGCAAAGTTAGCTGGGCTTCAGCCAATATACGGTTTATGTGAGTTCATTTTGATTCAGATACTTTTATGAATTCATCAATGTAATAGTATAAGCTCAGATCATTTTGTTTGGTTGTAGACTCCTCATTTGTGCCGGTGTTTGTGTATGCTGTATTCGGCTCATCTCGTCAGCTTGCGATTGGACCTGTAGCATTGGTTTCTCTTCTCGTCTCTAATGCTTTGGGTGGAATTGTTGATCCATCTGAAGAGCTATATACTGAGCTTGCCATTTTGTTGGCACTTCTGGTTGGAATATTTGAGTGCATCATGGGGTTTCTAAGGTATATTATAGTCTTCTCTTCACTCTTTTAGCTTACTTTTCCTTGGCATGACCTTTATTTATTCCAAGTGTTAGAAACaaattgtttgtttgtgtttccAAAACAGGCTTGGATGGCTTATTCGTTTCATAAGTCATTCTGTCATTTCTGGATTTACATCTGCTTCAGCTATAGTGATTGGATTATCCCAGTTGAAATACTTCCTCGGATACAACGTTTCCCGGAGCAGCAAGATTGTGCCACTAGTTGAGAGTGTAATAGCTGGAGCTGATCAGGTGAAAACCTTGTTGTTTTCGCCTGAGTTCACTTTAGAATACTCTGGTCTCTTGCCAACGTCCTTAAATTGACGGTTAAGGACTTAAATATGGTTTAGTAAACCTCTTAGATCTGCTAGTATAACTTCATGTGGGTTTCGTTTTGCAGTTTAAGTGGCCACCTTTCTTGTTGGGATCTACCATTCTGGTGGTCCTTCTAGTAATGAAGCATGTGGTATGAGCCTTCTTCTTTCCTATGTTAGTTCGTGCTTTTCCTAACTACTTTTATTATGCTAAGCCATGATGTTCCATGGCAGGGAAAAGCAAACAAGGAACTTCAGTTCATACGAGCAGCAGGGCCCCTCACAGGGCTTGCTCTTGGTACAACTATTGCGAAAGTGTTCCATTCACCTTCCATTTCACTGGTCAGATTCTTCACTGACGCAGCATATTTGTTAAGTGTTTGTAGTCATTGCGAAGTTCTTAGGATTTTTCAGGTGGGAGATATACCTCAAGGCCTTCCAAAATTTTCTTTACCAAAATGTTTTGATCATGCAAAATTATTGCTTCCAACAGCGGCTCTCATCACTGGTGTGGCCATCCTGGTGAGATATAATCTTCATTGACTTTCTCCAAATGGACATAGGCGAGGTGCATTTGAACCTAACCACGAGGAAATTTTTAATAGACGTATATGACTGAAATATAAGAGTATCTGACCACTTGAGTAATTTTTTTGAATGTTCTGACAATATGTACTGATTCGTTGTTGACTGATGGCTAGTTCAACTCTTTTTTGATCTAGGAATCTGTAGGTATTGCCAAAGCACTGGCAGCGAAAAACAGATACGAGTTGGATTCAAATTCAGAGGTAATAAATAACCCTACAGAATAAAGAAAATCAAGTGCTGGCCCAATTGTCACCATAAAGCGTTGTTGACTTGTTCTTTTGATCTCAACTTCTCATGGTAGAGTTTCTCCTGTGACTTGACAGTTATTTGGGCTTGGTGTCGCTAATATTTTGGGATCATTGTTTTCTGCATACCCGACTACAGGTATGTGATATTTGTGATCTTGACTCTGGAGATGAGTAAAGCCGTGTCAATATGTTGTCTGTGTTACCTTGATAAATTCTGAAAATGATGATTCTGACTCCTATGCTATACCTTGAATCtgatgaatatatttattaattcccTGACTGTATCATTATAGGATCCTTTTCTAGGTCAGCAGTTAACAGCGAAAGTGAAGCGAAGACTGGCCTATCAGGTCTTGTAACAGGAATCATCATAGGATGCTCTCTACTGTTCTTGACCCCAGTGTTTAAATATATACCACAGGTAGGTCTCATCTTTTTTCTTGGCTTAAAAGTCCCTTATAAATTTGAAACTCTGAAGAATTCTGAAACTTAAATCTGGCTTCTAACTTCATACTGTTTACAAGTGGTTGGAGCAGCTTTCATAGCTTCGAACTAACTCTCTCTTTAATGAATTgaatgtgtttcaaaaaaaaaaacttcattccTTTTGTTATTTTCAGTGTGCTTTAGCAGCAATAGTGATCTCTGCTGTTAGTGGCTTGGTAAGTTCAGATCAACTCACCAGAACATGTGTTACTGCTGCCATTTACTTTTTCTGGATGTTTACCATCGTAGGTGGACTATGAAGGGGCTATATTTTTGTGGCGTGTGGACAAGAGAGATTTTACTCTTTGGACCATCACCAGCACCACCACTCTGTTCTTTGGAATAGAGATCGGAGTCCTCGTTGGTGTAAGTATGTTCAGATTCACTTAGCTTTACCTCTGCAGCCCATCATATATCTCTTTGTTGTCAAAAGGGTCATGATGTGATAAACTCTATGAGTTGTGAAATGAAGTAAGGACTCACAAAGTTTATAATGATTGGCGTTTCAGGTCGGTTTTTCACTTGCATTTGTTATACACGAGTCTGCAAATCCTCACATTGGTAAGATGAGTTGATGTTCTTCTCAGAATGGTTCCAACTCATTTTCTTGATTACGTTCCATCACATATGTTTGGCAGCTGTGTTGGGGCGTCTTCCAGGAACCACTGTGTACAGAAACATGAAGCAGTATCCAGAAGCGTACACTTACAATGGGATTGTGATTGTTCGAATCGATGCTCCCATATATTTTGCCAACATAAGCTACATCAAGGACAGGTGAAAGTGACATTTTGGTTACTTGCCTTGCTGTTATGATCTCATCCTACAGAAAGAATTAAACACAACCCTTTGTTTACAAAATGGGCAGGCTAAGAGAATATGAAGTAGCTTCTGATAAACACACTAATAAGGGACCAGAGGTGGAGAGGATCTACTTTCTTATCCTTGAAATGTCTCGTAAGCTCCAACTTTTTTCTGATTCAAAGTTCGAACCTTGCATTAGTATAATGGAAgtattgaatactttgtatgtAACGCAGCTGTCACATACATAGACTCAAGCGCGGTAGAAGCCTTGAAAGAACTGTACGAGGAGTACAAAACAAGGGACATTCAGGTATCTACATCCTTCATTTTAGTAACTTGCTTCTTCTAATTTTGGAAAGCCTATGTGATGTTTGTGTTGGTTTTCAATGGAGCAGCTTGCAGTTTCGAACCCGAATAAAGAGGTTCTATTGACACTGGCAAGATCAGGGATTGTGGAGCTTATTGGCAAAGAATGGTACTTTGTGAGAGTACACGATGCAGTCCAAGTCTGTCTTCATTACGTCGAGAGCAAGAACCAGACACCCACGAATGTTGATGAGAGCAGTAGTTCAAGCTTATGGAGAAGGTGTAGTAGTGCGAAAAACTCATCACATACCAAAGTTGAAGCCGATACTAAACTTGTTTTAAAGGAGCCATTGTTGTCCAACGAGAAATAAGACATTCAGCATTGCGCTTTCCTTTCACACACAAAAAGTGGTCATGCTCATGAGTTGTTGAAAATTTACTATGTCATGAATGAATATTAAATCTGAGTCCATTATATTTCCTCATCAACACGTGATTCTTGCAAGTTATAACTCTTGCGACTTATATCTTGCATAAAACAAAGCCATGCATATATAGTAATTTGTTTAGCCAAAGGAAATGGCAAAATTTAACATTGTATCAACACGTCCTCATATTAACTGTTACCTTGGTGATGTCAAAAAGAAGTTAATTACCTTGTTAACAATTTAAGGCGTAAAGTGAGGTAGTGACTCATGAGCTTCAGAGAGTGTGGTCCAGCTAGTGACATGAGCTGGAAAGAGGGTGGTCCAGTTATTGTGTAGACAAAATTATAGACCACGAGGTAAATTTGCCAAATGAAGTTGACGGTAACAAATTTTAGAAcaattatataaagtatataaccAGCAGAAGTTGACCTAGTGATTTTAAGTAAGCCAAATGTCTCAATACGGATTCGAGTTCGATTCGTGCTGGCCACGGAATGACTTAGATTCCTTGAAGGTACAGACGCATGTTAGTTCCGGGCTCAAGCAGATTAGTCGGTTAGCCACAGCCGCCGGATCACCTCCtgtttattcaaaaaaaatattatataaagtatagtaaacataaaaacaaaccTAGTACTGCTCTTTATCTACATTATATCAAGCCAACCCACAGTATTAGGGATATCTGAAGTAGTTTTGTGCCAACCCGTGTTTCATCAGCTTAATCAGGGAGGGTGATCCATCTAGTGACTCATGATTCATATGAGCTAGCAATAGGGTGGTCCAGCTATTTTGTAACAAACTTTATAGACTATGAGATGAATGTGCCAAATGAACTTGGTGGTAGCAAATATAAGTAAGTCTTGTATACATAAAAACAAACCTAGTAATTCTATAGACTAACTATGCAGTATGTGATTAATTGAATGTATATTGCATATTGGTATATGCCTATATATACCTCCTACTTGCCTCTTAGAAGAACCATACAACTCAGAAAAGAATGAAGACTTATTTACTCCTCTTTCTCATCTCCTCACTCCTCTTATCATTTTCTTCCGGCGAGCAATGCGGTAAACAAGCCGGGGGAGCACTCTGCCCCAACGGTCTATGCTGAAGCGCGTTTGGATGGGGCGGTGACACTCCACCTTACTGTGGGCAAGGTTGCCAAAGCCAGTGCACTCCAACTCCCGCTCCTCCCACTCCCACTCCTCCTAGTCCCACCCCTCCTAGCTCCACTCCCCCTGGTCCCCGCGGGGATCTTTCGGACATCTTTTCAAGAGATCAGTTCTATAAAATGCTTTTGCACATGAACGATATCGCTTGTCCTGCTAGAGGGTTCTTCACTTACGACGCCTTCATCACCGCCGCTAAGTTTTTCCCTAGTTTCGGAAACACCGGAGACCATGCCACAAGGAAGAAGGAGATCGCAGCCTTTTTCGGCCAGGCTTCCCACGAAACCACTGGTAATGATCACTACACTTCGGTTTcgatattattatttattttcaaacacaagttttaaatttagttGAAAAACCATTGAGAATACTAATAACttgtttcttaattattttaatctatttaatAAATGATGTACGAGGAAAATGGATAAAGGAAATTAATTTACGATAAAATAACATGCAAAATGCAAAGGGAACATTTCTGAAATATCactaatttaaaaaacaaaatgactAAGAATATGTTTTAGTGTTATCATAGGCAGGGGCATTTTCAATAGAAACGTAACATATTAGAAACATTCGTCTATAGCTAAAAATTTGATGAAAAATTCATAGATGTTATTTACTCCGTGTTTGATCGAGTTCGGGActctgattttcgggtcggttcttcAATTCCAGTTATTTGGCCAAGCCctactttttaagataaaaagacATTATATCTGTTTAATTTTGATATTCGTTCggtattatgttatttttttaacctcttaaaatataaataccattctaaatccatatatattttgttttgttttgttctgttgAATTGATCGaggtttttcattttttggtgATAAACctaaactattatatt is part of the Raphanus sativus cultivar WK10039 chromosome 5, ASM80110v3, whole genome shotgun sequence genome and harbors:
- the LOC108863570 gene encoding probable sulfate transporter 4.2; the encoded protein is MLQSVVRRSSSHLISILTNFSMSFTTTASSSSSSFPAIPVKIIPLRHPDSTSSDDPRRPSIPFHDFFSRWTAKIKRMTVYDWLDTVFPCFIWIRSYRWHQYFKLDLMAGITVGIMLVPQSMSYAKLAGLQPIYGLYSSFVPVFVYAVFGSSRQLAIGPVALVSLLVSNALGGIVDPSEELYTELAILLALLVGIFECIMGFLRLGWLIRFISHSVISGFTSASAIVIGLSQLKYFLGYNVSRSSKIVPLVESVIAGADQFKWPPFLLGSTILVVLLVMKHVGKANKELQFIRAAGPLTGLALGTTIAKVFHSPSISLVGDIPQGLPKFSLPKCFDHAKLLLPTAALITGVAILESVGIAKALAAKNRYELDSNSELFGLGVANILGSLFSAYPTTGSFSRSAVNSESEAKTGLSGLVTGIIIGCSLLFLTPVFKYIPQCALAAIVISAVSGLVDYEGAIFLWRVDKRDFTLWTITSTTTLFFGIEIGVLVGVGFSLAFVIHESANPHIAVLGRLPGTTVYRNMKQYPEAYTYNGIVIVRIDAPIYFANISYIKDRLREYEVASDKHTNKGPEVERIYFLILEMSPVTYIDSSAVEALKELYEEYKTRDIQLAVSNPNKEVLLTLARSGIVELIGKEWYFVRVHDAVQVCLHYVESKNQTPTNVDESSSSSLWRRCSSAKNSSHTKVEADTKLVLKEPLLSNEK
- the LOC108863572 gene encoding LOW QUALITY PROTEIN: DNA replication complex GINS protein PSF2-like (The sequence of the model RefSeq protein was modified relative to this genomic sequence to represent the inferred CDS: deleted 2 bases in 1 codon; substituted 1 base at 1 genomic stop codon), translating into MATQTDPHISLFSPQEVESMAEDELVEIVPNMNMEPLNFIALIFXTDGDRGDFGRFVPQIPTQVPLWLAVALKRRGKCTFSFRPPQWLSVGKRNTAYFADNFFFFEGLSSNLEAEREPQSKFQAFHLFGYVEIARLLFDYARDDIPDMYMVKFHLVLLFLVLSIFAMEPILFHFNKYKATPNVESRACTKAVNMLIIKDTNQLMLY